Proteins found in one Salvelinus alpinus chromosome 11, SLU_Salpinus.1, whole genome shotgun sequence genomic segment:
- the LOC139533718 gene encoding GTPase IMAP family member 9-like, producing the protein MAASALIPAGPELRIVLIGKTGVGKSAVGNTILGSLHFESCAKSTSVTETCLKSYVKENSRLIHVVDTPGILDTDKSAEHIKNEIAKCVQVSTPGPHVFLLVIQIGRFTKEEQNSVAALEKLFGPKASKYMIVVFTRGDDLGRQSIQEYVRTSDSGPLREVIQRCGNRFHVFNNREKNRSQVVELIKKIDDMVAGNGGVCYTDEMYQEAERVISQQKISRKEAELSRYDFLFLAELMHRVILFQQILNL; encoded by the exons ATGGCTGCAAGCGCCCTTATTCCTGCTG GCCCCGAATTGAGAATAGTGTTGATAGGAAAAACTGGAGTGGGGAAAAGTGCTGTTGGAAACACCATCCTGGGGAGCTTACACTTTGAGTCTTGTGCCAAGTCTACCTCTGTGACTGAGACTTGCCTTAAAAGTTATGTTAAGGAAAATTCTAGATTAATCCATGTGGTGGACACACCAGGAATTCTAGATACAGACAAATCTGCTGAGCATATAAAAAATGAGATAGCAAAGTGTGTTCAGGTTTCAACCCCTGGTCCTCATGTCTTCCTGCTGGTGATCCAAATTGGCAGATTCACCAAAGAGGAGCAGAATTCTGTGGCAGCCCTGGAGAAACTCTTTGGACCAAAGGCCTCCAAGTACATGATTGTTGTATTCACTCGTGGTGATGACCTTGGTAGACAGTCAATACAAGAATACGTACGCACCAGTGATAGTGGACCGCTTCGAGAAGTGATTCAACGCTGTGGCAACAGATTCCATGTTTTCAACAACAGAGAGAAGAATCGAAGTCAAGTTGTCGAGCTGATCAAGAAGATTGACGACATGGTGGCAGGAAATGGAGGGGTGTGCTACACTGACGAAATGTatcaagaggcagagagagtgattAGCCAGCAAAAAATAAGTAGGAAAGAAGCAGAGCTCTCGCGATATGACTTCTTATTCCTGGCTGAACTGATGCACCGTGTAATTCTGTTTCAACAGATACTTAACTTGTAG